The Salinibacterium sp. M195 genome includes a window with the following:
- a CDS encoding uroporphyrinogen-III synthase: MAKKALEGLRVLVPRGGNWGDSIAALLRDHSAIPVIAPLINFAPSENVPALANAFHELNDGQFDWIAVTSATTVDVLTASGVKIPENTKIAAVGETTAGALSSAGHRVDFVPEFDNSGRGLVKEWPDANSGLRVLAPQSNLADTTLVDGLGVLGHEVVAVSAYTTVGVAASDKVREDVASGRISAVLISSGSVARQVAEQLAPLPETTIVACIGPRTAFDARAAGLTVHIIAEDRSSESLVETLCEYISR, translated from the coding sequence ATGGCCAAAAAAGCACTCGAAGGTTTGCGTGTGCTCGTCCCACGCGGAGGCAATTGGGGCGACAGCATCGCAGCACTTCTGAGGGATCACTCGGCAATTCCGGTGATCGCACCCCTCATCAACTTCGCCCCCTCCGAAAACGTTCCTGCGCTCGCCAACGCCTTTCATGAGCTCAACGACGGCCAGTTTGACTGGATCGCCGTGACCAGCGCGACGACCGTAGATGTACTCACGGCGAGCGGGGTAAAGATCCCGGAAAATACCAAGATTGCGGCGGTGGGGGAAACAACCGCTGGCGCACTTTCGTCGGCCGGACATCGGGTCGATTTCGTGCCCGAGTTCGACAATTCAGGCCGTGGCCTTGTCAAAGAGTGGCCAGATGCAAATTCAGGGCTTCGCGTCCTAGCGCCGCAGTCCAATCTGGCCGACACGACCCTGGTTGACGGTCTCGGGGTGCTTGGCCATGAAGTGGTGGCCGTTTCGGCGTACACCACGGTCGGAGTGGCCGCATCTGACAAGGTGCGCGAGGATGTTGCATCCGGCCGCATCTCTGCCGTCTTGATCAGTTCTGGCTCGGTAGCGCGCCAAGTAGCAGAACAACTTGCGCCGCTTCCGGAAACGACAATCGTTGCCTGTATCGGTCCGCGAACCGCATTCGACGCCCGAGCGGCAGGACTCACGGTTCACATCATCGCGGAAGATCGCTCAAGCGAATCACTCGTGGAGACGCTCTGCGAGTACATCAGCCGCTAA
- a CDS encoding DUF3618 domain-containing protein: protein MSENNEDKIEQARAELERTLDAIEDKFNVGKRVDEVATRVRSSYDSNPLPWIIGAAAAAVSVVAVVAWAILSDDD, encoded by the coding sequence ATGTCTGAAAACAACGAAGACAAAATCGAGCAGGCCCGCGCAGAACTTGAGCGCACTCTTGACGCGATCGAAGATAAGTTCAACGTCGGCAAGCGCGTCGATGAAGTAGCAACACGTGTTCGTAGCTCCTATGACAGCAACCCGCTGCCGTGGATTATCGGTGCAGCGGCCGCCGCAGTGTCGGTTGTTGCCGTCGTAGCATGGGCAATTCTCAGCGACGACGACTAG
- a CDS encoding phage holin family protein encodes MYGESPKTDPQREPKRSLAALIADVPRLLGDLVRGEIESLKSEMVSKLKHAGIGIGLFAGAAFFALFALMVLIAAAVLGFAEVVPAWAAALIVAGILLVIVAILVLIGVALVKKGTPPAPTDTIESIKSDVRAIKGTRKRRS; translated from the coding sequence ATGTACGGTGAATCACCGAAAACAGACCCCCAACGCGAACCGAAACGTTCGCTAGCTGCGCTCATCGCCGACGTGCCTCGCCTCTTGGGCGATCTGGTTCGTGGCGAGATCGAATCGCTGAAGAGCGAGATGGTCTCCAAGCTGAAGCACGCCGGAATCGGTATCGGTCTCTTCGCCGGTGCCGCATTCTTTGCGCTCTTTGCGCTGATGGTGCTGATCGCGGCGGCAGTGCTCGGCTTTGCCGAGGTAGTTCCGGCTTGGGCGGCGGCACTGATCGTGGCGGGCATCCTGCTGGTCATTGTGGCGATCCTGGTGCTGATCGGGGTTGCCCTGGTCAAAAAGGGAACGCCGCCAGCGCCCACCGACACAATCGAAAGTATTAAGAGCGATGTCCGTGCTATCAAAGGCACACGAAAGCGGAGGTCATGA
- a CDS encoding YtxH domain-containing protein, whose amino-acid sequence MKGKILLVVGLGIGYVLGTRAGREKYEKIKTTAAKLWNDPRIAEQRHQAEDFVKDKAPDVAEFLADGAKKVVKQVASSKNKSSSAASTTTSSAKTTPAAKKSSSKSSSTKSTNSK is encoded by the coding sequence ATGAAGGGCAAGATCCTCCTAGTAGTAGGACTCGGCATTGGCTACGTGCTGGGAACCCGCGCTGGCCGCGAAAAGTACGAAAAGATTAAGACCACGGCAGCCAAGCTGTGGAATGATCCCCGCATTGCGGAACAGCGTCATCAGGCTGAAGACTTCGTGAAAGATAAGGCACCGGATGTCGCGGAATTTCTCGCTGACGGAGCCAAGAAGGTCGTAAAGCAGGTCGCCAGCAGCAAGAACAAGAGCTCGTCGGCCGCGTCAACGACTACCAGCAGCGCTAAAACCACGCCTGCCGCCAAGAAGTCTTCGTCAAAGTCATCCTCGACGAAGTCCACAAACTCAAAGTAG
- a CDS encoding glutamate-1-semialdehyde 2,1-aminomutase: MSNTTPTTGTTAATGGTTPTATAPATNQESFDRARGVLPGGVNSPVRAFGSVGGTPRFYVKASGAYVTDVEGHSYIDLVNSWGPAILGHAHPEVIDAVQQAASRGLGFGASTPAETELAELVRSRISVGGVSPIERLRLVSTGTEATMTAIRLARGATGRRLLVKFAGHYHGHSDGLLAEAGSGLATLSMPGSAGVTAETAAQTLVIEYNNVAALEQVFAEHGHDIAGVIFEAAAANMGVLAPQPGFNETIVRIAHEHGALAISDEVLTGFRVDPAGYWGLDARAAAAANPEAPEARWVPDLFTFGKVIGGGMPLAALGGSARIMELLAPLGPVYQAGTLSGNPVAVAAGLATLRLADDAVYSRLNQVAETLSTETSAALSAEGVEHVVQHAGNLFSFAFTADAPLNFAHVKAQQGYRYAPFFHSMLESGVSLPPSVFEAWFVSAAHDDDVVSKIVEALPAAAKAAAAASAPQ; encoded by the coding sequence ATGAGCAACACGACCCCCACGACCGGCACCACCGCAGCGACCGGCGGCACCACCCCGACCGCGACCGCTCCCGCCACCAACCAGGAGTCCTTCGACCGCGCTCGCGGCGTGCTGCCGGGTGGCGTGAACTCGCCCGTGCGCGCCTTCGGGTCCGTCGGCGGAACTCCCCGCTTCTACGTCAAAGCTTCCGGCGCCTATGTGACGGATGTCGAGGGTCACTCCTACATCGACCTCGTCAACTCCTGGGGCCCCGCCATCCTTGGCCACGCTCATCCCGAAGTGATCGACGCCGTTCAGCAGGCAGCGTCGCGCGGCCTCGGCTTTGGAGCATCCACTCCCGCCGAGACCGAGCTCGCCGAACTCGTGCGCTCGCGAATCAGCGTCGGGGGAGTGAGCCCGATCGAGCGCTTGCGCCTGGTCTCCACCGGCACCGAAGCAACCATGACGGCCATCCGTTTGGCGCGCGGTGCTACGGGTCGTCGCCTGCTCGTGAAGTTCGCTGGCCACTACCACGGTCACTCCGACGGACTCCTTGCCGAAGCTGGCTCGGGCCTCGCGACGCTCTCGATGCCCGGCTCTGCCGGAGTCACCGCCGAGACCGCCGCCCAAACTCTCGTGATCGAGTACAACAATGTTGCCGCCCTCGAGCAGGTCTTCGCCGAGCACGGCCACGACATCGCTGGTGTCATCTTCGAAGCCGCCGCCGCGAACATGGGTGTTCTGGCCCCGCAGCCCGGCTTCAACGAAACCATCGTGCGCATTGCCCACGAGCACGGCGCCCTCGCCATCAGCGACGAAGTTCTCACGGGCTTCCGCGTTGATCCCGCCGGCTACTGGGGCTTGGATGCTCGCGCCGCAGCGGCCGCCAACCCCGAAGCCCCTGAGGCACGCTGGGTTCCCGACCTCTTCACCTTTGGCAAGGTCATTGGTGGCGGGATGCCGTTGGCTGCCTTGGGCGGTTCGGCTCGCATCATGGAGTTGCTGGCTCCGCTCGGCCCCGTCTATCAAGCAGGCACCCTGAGCGGAAACCCCGTCGCCGTCGCCGCGGGCCTCGCCACGCTGCGGCTCGCAGACGACGCCGTGTATTCGCGACTCAACCAGGTTGCCGAGACTCTCTCGACCGAAACGTCTGCCGCACTCTCCGCCGAGGGCGTCGAGCACGTCGTGCAGCACGCGGGCAACCTGTTCTCGTTCGCCTTCACTGCGGATGCCCCACTCAACTTTGCGCACGTCAAAGCTCAGCAGGGCTACCGCTACGCTCCCTTCTTCCACTCGATGCTCGAGTCGGGGGTTTCGCTGCCCCCGAGCGTGTTTGAGGCGTGGTTCGTTTCGGCCGCCCACGACGATGACGTGGTCTCGAAGATCGTCGAGGCACTACCCGCCGCTGCGAAGGCTGCTGCCGCGGCATCCGCCCCGCAGTAG
- the hemB gene encoding porphobilinogen synthase, with protein sequence MRRLVAENRTHPSQLILPMFVREGLSEPVPISSMPGVQQHSLDSMRRTIAQAAELGIGGVMLFGVPETKDAEGSGAIDPNGILNVATRAAVAEAGDALVVQTDLCLDEFTDHGHCGVLRKRTNLATGETELIVDNDASLERYREMGVAQAEAGSQLLGLSGMMDGQVAAVRDALDDAGHTNTPLLGYAAKYASAFYGPFREAVQSSLVGDRRAYQQDPANRREGIREVELDIDEGADIVMVKPAMSFLDVLADASAVSSVPVWAYQVSGEYSMIEAAAAHGWIDRHRAIEESVLSIQRAGAEAVLTYYATELAEWLRR encoded by the coding sequence ATGCGTCGCCTCGTCGCCGAGAACCGCACCCATCCCAGCCAACTGATTCTGCCGATGTTCGTGCGCGAAGGGCTGAGCGAGCCGGTTCCGATCAGCTCGATGCCTGGCGTGCAGCAGCACTCGCTCGACTCGATGCGCCGCACCATTGCTCAGGCCGCTGAATTGGGTATCGGTGGCGTGATGCTCTTCGGTGTTCCCGAGACGAAGGATGCCGAGGGTTCGGGCGCAATCGACCCGAACGGAATCTTGAACGTCGCCACGCGCGCGGCTGTCGCTGAGGCTGGTGACGCCCTCGTGGTGCAAACCGACCTCTGTCTCGACGAATTCACCGACCACGGCCACTGCGGGGTGCTGCGCAAGCGCACCAACCTCGCGACCGGTGAAACCGAGCTCATCGTCGACAACGATGCCTCGCTTGAGCGCTACCGCGAGATGGGGGTTGCTCAGGCCGAAGCCGGCTCGCAACTACTCGGACTCAGCGGCATGATGGACGGCCAGGTTGCCGCCGTGCGCGACGCGCTCGACGATGCCGGCCACACCAACACCCCCTTGCTCGGATACGCCGCAAAATACGCCTCCGCTTTCTACGGCCCCTTCCGTGAAGCCGTGCAGTCGTCGCTGGTGGGCGACCGCCGCGCCTACCAACAGGATCCCGCCAACCGCCGGGAGGGCATCCGCGAAGTCGAACTCGACATTGACGAGGGTGCCGACATCGTCATGGTGAAGCCAGCGATGAGCTTCCTCGATGTGCTCGCCGACGCTAGCGCTGTGAGCAGCGTGCCCGTCTGGGCCTACCAAGTCTCCGGCGAATACTCGATGATCGAAGCCGCCGCCGCCCACGGCTGGATCGACCGCCATCGCGCGATCGAAGAATCAGTACTCAGCATCCAGAGGGCGGGCGCCGAAGCGGTGCTCACCTACTACGCAACAGAGCTTGCAGAATGGCTACGCCGATGA
- the hemC gene encoding hydroxymethylbilane synthase, producing MTVIRIGTRGSTLATAQTTTVARQLESKTGVETEIIPISTQGDRSTESLSTIGGQGVFANALRDALLAGECDVVVHSLKDLPTAPVPGLTIAAVPKRADERDVVCARDGLTLETLPAGSRVGTGSPRRQAQLRSLYPDLEVVDLRGNIDSRLAKVTDGHLDAVILAAAGLDRAGRADAVTEHLGIAGWPTAPGQGALAIETRTGEEKLAAVLDHKPSRTKTNAERYVLAFLDAGCSAPLGAHAVIDDGLLFLDARVYALDGSRYLTSSHALYVNDVEDPAREAAQRVADELLAQGAGDLTGARA from the coding sequence GTGACCGTAATTCGAATTGGCACGCGAGGCAGCACGCTCGCAACGGCGCAGACCACCACGGTGGCGCGCCAGCTCGAAAGCAAGACCGGTGTCGAGACAGAGATCATCCCGATCTCCACGCAGGGCGATCGCTCAACGGAATCGCTCTCCACGATTGGCGGCCAGGGAGTGTTTGCCAACGCGCTTCGTGACGCTCTGCTCGCCGGGGAGTGCGATGTTGTCGTGCACTCGCTCAAAGACCTTCCGACTGCTCCCGTGCCTGGACTCACTATCGCGGCCGTGCCCAAGCGTGCCGACGAGCGCGATGTTGTGTGTGCTCGCGACGGTCTCACGCTCGAAACGCTTCCCGCGGGCTCCCGCGTGGGCACCGGCTCGCCGCGCCGCCAAGCTCAGTTGCGCTCGCTCTACCCCGACCTTGAGGTTGTTGACCTGCGCGGCAATATCGATTCGCGCCTGGCCAAAGTCACCGATGGTCACCTCGATGCCGTCATCTTGGCTGCCGCTGGCCTCGACCGCGCTGGTCGCGCTGACGCCGTGACCGAGCACCTCGGTATCGCCGGCTGGCCAACAGCACCGGGTCAAGGCGCTCTCGCCATCGAGACCCGCACCGGTGAAGAGAAGCTCGCCGCCGTGCTCGACCACAAACCCAGCCGCACCAAAACAAACGCTGAACGCTACGTTTTGGCCTTCCTCGATGCCGGATGCTCGGCTCCCCTCGGAGCCCACGCCGTTATCGACGACGGCCTCCTGTTCTTGGATGCGCGGGTCTACGCTCTCGATGGCTCCCGCTATCTCACCAGCTCCCACGCGCTGTATGTCAACGACGTCGAAGACCCGGCGCGCGAGGCAGCACAGCGGGTCGCCGACGAACTGCTGGCACAGGGTGCCGGGGATCTCACGGGAGCGCGAGCGTGA
- a CDS encoding ferrochelatase, whose translation MTHVLGATDAAASGPEHVEEAVAYDAILLASFGGPEGQDDVIPFLRNVTRGRGIPEERLEEVAHHYRAFGGVSPINDQNRELKAALEAELARRGIDLPVLWGNRNWNPYLSDALTEANERGYTKLIAVGTSAYSSYSSCRQYREDYAIALEQTGLEGTIQIDKVRQFFDHPGFVQPFIDGVRGGLAEIAAKGIAPEKTHVLFTTHSIPSTDAAKSGPESRGFGEGGAYAAQHLAVSEVVMAAQAVDSPDAPQPAHSLVYQSRSGPPSMPWLEPDINDAIDELAADGIEAVVIVPVGFISDHMEVKWDLDTEALETAGGHNMFAVRVPTPGVHPAFVTGLVDLVLERRDGVPVADRPALTTIGPWYDVCRPGCCENVRLGFKPAAAGVAP comes from the coding sequence GTGACTCACGTTCTCGGAGCAACGGATGCCGCAGCATCCGGCCCGGAACATGTCGAGGAAGCCGTGGCCTACGACGCCATTCTCCTCGCCAGTTTTGGCGGGCCAGAGGGTCAAGACGATGTCATCCCGTTCCTGCGCAATGTCACGCGCGGACGAGGTATCCCCGAGGAACGCCTCGAAGAGGTCGCTCACCACTACCGCGCGTTCGGCGGCGTCAGCCCGATCAACGACCAGAACCGCGAACTGAAGGCAGCCCTCGAGGCCGAGCTTGCTCGCCGCGGGATCGACCTGCCCGTGCTGTGGGGAAACCGCAACTGGAACCCCTACTTGAGCGACGCGCTCACCGAGGCGAATGAGCGCGGATACACGAAGCTCATCGCCGTAGGCACGAGCGCCTACAGCTCCTACTCGAGCTGCCGCCAATACCGCGAAGACTACGCAATCGCGCTCGAGCAGACCGGCCTTGAAGGCACGATCCAGATCGACAAGGTGCGTCAGTTCTTCGACCACCCCGGTTTCGTGCAGCCGTTTATTGACGGAGTCCGTGGTGGTCTCGCTGAGATCGCTGCCAAGGGAATTGCGCCCGAGAAAACTCATGTGCTCTTCACGACTCATTCGATTCCTTCGACGGATGCCGCCAAGAGCGGTCCGGAATCACGCGGCTTTGGTGAGGGTGGCGCGTATGCCGCACAGCACCTCGCTGTGTCTGAAGTGGTCATGGCGGCGCAGGCTGTTGACTCGCCCGACGCGCCGCAGCCGGCGCACAGTCTCGTGTATCAGTCGCGCAGTGGCCCGCCCTCGATGCCGTGGCTGGAGCCCGACATCAACGATGCGATTGATGAGCTCGCCGCTGACGGCATCGAAGCGGTCGTCATCGTTCCGGTCGGATTCATTTCTGACCATATGGAAGTGAAGTGGGATCTCGACACGGAGGCGCTGGAAACCGCGGGAGGCCACAACATGTTTGCCGTCCGCGTTCCGACGCCTGGCGTGCATCCGGCATTCGTCACGGGTCTTGTTGACCTCGTGTTGGAGCGTCGGGATGGAGTGCCGGTGGCAGACCGCCCCGCACTAACAACAATCGGCCCCTGGTATGACGTGTGTCGTCCCGGGTGCTGTGAAAACGTGCGGCTCGGCTTTAAGCCGGCAGCCGCGGGGGTAGCACCGTGA
- the hemQ gene encoding hydrogen peroxide-dependent heme synthase: protein MDDMTDVEKATEVLGYTLWAVLRRDPLRVAGTGDLAPAVAAVEARGVTIRGFYDVSSMRADADLMIWLHGENPEDIQWALRELRRSEPLATLLPTWNAMGVHRDAEFSKSHMPAFMRGKEPEAWLTVYPFVRSYDWYLLPDAERSKMLRDHGMKGSEMPQVLANTVASFALGDYEWMLALEAPELVDLVDLMRHLRQTEARRHVREEIPFYTGRRISLEEIAEVLS from the coding sequence ATGGATGACATGACTGACGTCGAAAAAGCCACCGAAGTTTTGGGTTACACGCTGTGGGCGGTGCTCCGTCGCGATCCTCTCCGGGTGGCAGGAACCGGCGACCTTGCGCCTGCCGTCGCCGCCGTTGAAGCCCGTGGGGTCACCATCCGTGGTTTCTACGATGTCTCATCGATGCGCGCGGATGCCGACCTGATGATCTGGTTGCACGGCGAGAACCCCGAAGACATTCAGTGGGCGCTGCGCGAATTGCGCCGAAGCGAACCCCTCGCGACGTTGCTTCCCACGTGGAACGCGATGGGCGTGCACCGCGACGCCGAGTTCTCGAAGAGCCACATGCCGGCCTTTATGCGCGGCAAGGAGCCAGAAGCCTGGCTCACCGTGTATCCCTTCGTGCGCAGCTATGACTGGTACTTGCTTCCCGATGCTGAGCGCAGCAAGATGTTGCGCGATCACGGCATGAAGGGCTCTGAGATGCCGCAGGTGCTCGCAAATACTGTCGCCAGTTTTGCTCTCGGCGACTACGAGTGGATGCTCGCGCTCGAGGCCCCCGAACTCGTTGACCTTGTCGACCTCATGCGACACCTTCGCCAGACCGAAGCTCGTCGTCACGTGCGCGAAGAGATTCCCTTCTACACGGGCCGTCGCATTTCGCTGGAGGAGATCGCGGAGGTGCTGTCGTGA
- a CDS encoding NAD(P)/FAD-dependent oxidoreductase: MSTTEFTVVGGGIAGLVTARRLAMAGRTVRLIEASDHLGGTVASHRVGGINLDAGAESFATRGNTVADLARELGLGADVVSPSDEGAWLQPVDGAAVPLPSTGILGIPATPLDAQTIAVIGFSGALRAQLDSLIPWFGKRTDISLGALVRRRMGKAVVEKLVAPVVYGVYSLHPNDLPLERVAGLKERLALHGSLATAVRSMRDAMPAGTAVQGIRGGINRLVTELAADLTTYGVIVEFERRIESVEELANLDGTVIVAAPGILAPVRGRTVTLATLVLDAPELEAEPRGSGVLVAPGCTTVSARALTHATSKWSWLNEYAEGRHIVRLSYNEEPADLAEVARRDAEVLLGVSLPPESVVDFARQQWIRPAALAKAERTDGVVVVGETVGGTGLAGIVSHANVAVDRLLALALAADAGETNDAGETNDAGETNDADETEPTTTKLD, from the coding sequence GTGAGCACGACAGAATTTACCGTCGTCGGCGGCGGCATCGCGGGTCTCGTCACGGCGCGCAGACTGGCGATGGCTGGCCGAACCGTGCGCCTCATTGAAGCAAGCGATCATCTGGGCGGCACCGTGGCATCCCACCGCGTCGGAGGCATCAATCTGGATGCCGGAGCCGAAAGTTTCGCCACCCGCGGCAACACTGTTGCTGATCTCGCTCGCGAGCTCGGTCTCGGCGCTGATGTGGTGTCACCGAGTGACGAGGGTGCGTGGCTGCAGCCCGTGGATGGCGCGGCCGTTCCGCTGCCCAGCACGGGCATCTTGGGCATCCCGGCAACTCCGCTCGACGCGCAGACGATTGCGGTGATCGGTTTTAGTGGTGCCCTTCGAGCCCAGCTCGATTCGCTGATTCCGTGGTTTGGCAAGCGCACTGACATTTCCCTCGGCGCTCTCGTGCGCCGTCGTATGGGCAAGGCCGTCGTCGAGAAGCTTGTTGCGCCCGTCGTTTACGGCGTCTACTCCCTGCACCCGAATGATCTTCCGCTCGAACGCGTTGCGGGGCTGAAAGAACGCCTTGCGCTTCACGGTTCACTGGCGACGGCGGTGCGCTCGATGCGCGACGCAATGCCCGCCGGCACAGCAGTTCAGGGAATTCGCGGCGGAATCAATCGCCTCGTTACCGAGCTAGCCGCCGACCTCACCACCTACGGGGTGATCGTCGAATTCGAGCGACGCATCGAGAGCGTTGAAGAGCTCGCCAACCTTGACGGCACCGTGATTGTTGCTGCTCCGGGCATCCTCGCTCCCGTGCGTGGCCGCACCGTGACACTCGCCACTCTCGTGCTCGATGCGCCAGAGTTGGAGGCCGAACCCCGCGGTTCTGGAGTGCTTGTCGCCCCCGGCTGCACCACAGTTTCGGCTCGAGCACTCACGCACGCAACGTCGAAGTGGAGTTGGCTCAACGAGTATGCCGAGGGACGCCATATCGTGCGTCTCTCGTATAACGAGGAGCCCGCCGATCTGGCCGAGGTTGCTCGCCGCGATGCCGAAGTGCTTTTGGGTGTTTCGTTGCCCCCGGAGTCGGTCGTCGACTTCGCCCGGCAACAGTGGATTCGCCCCGCGGCGCTCGCGAAAGCAGAACGAACAGACGGTGTGGTCGTCGTCGGCGAGACTGTCGGCGGAACCGGGTTGGCCGGCATTGTCTCGCACGCGAACGTGGCAGTCGACCGGCTGCTGGCACTGGCGCTCGCTGCCGATGCTGGCGAGACCAACGATGCTGGCGAGACCAACGATGCTGGCGAGACCAACGATGCTGACGAAACCGAGCCAACAACCACGAAGCTAGACTAG
- the hemE gene encoding uroporphyrinogen decarboxylase has protein sequence MTLNSDHPLLDGRTANSSIIRAYRGDRPETTPVWFMRQAGRSLPEYRKLREGNEMLEACLTPDLASEITMQPVRRHNVDAAIFFSDIVIPAKLAGVEVEIVPGRGPVFANPIRTAADVAKLNPIDPAAFAPIREAVAQTVAQLGSTPLIGFAGAPFTLASYMVEGGPSKDQQRARTLMYSDPQTWANLLNWCADVAGEFLIAQVEAGASAVQLFDSWVGSLSEQQYVRRVAPHSKRVLSHLRGYDVPKVHFGVGSGEVLQAMHGIGADVMGVDWRIPLDEADRRLGGGVPLQGNIDPALLGAPWHVLEAHVRDVMNRGRVAPAHVVNLGHGVGPETDPDVLTKIVELVHQEG, from the coding sequence GTGACCTTGAATTCTGACCACCCTCTTCTCGACGGCCGTACAGCTAACTCCTCTATCATCCGGGCCTATCGGGGTGACCGCCCCGAAACCACTCCCGTCTGGTTCATGCGCCAGGCCGGCCGCTCTCTTCCCGAGTACCGCAAGTTGCGCGAAGGCAACGAAATGCTGGAAGCGTGCCTCACGCCTGACCTCGCCAGCGAGATCACCATGCAGCCGGTGCGTCGCCACAACGTCGACGCCGCCATTTTCTTCAGCGACATCGTTATTCCCGCCAAGCTTGCCGGCGTTGAGGTAGAGATCGTTCCCGGTCGTGGCCCTGTTTTCGCTAATCCGATTCGTACTGCAGCGGATGTCGCGAAGCTGAACCCCATCGACCCTGCTGCGTTTGCGCCGATCCGCGAGGCTGTCGCACAAACCGTTGCTCAACTGGGAAGCACCCCGCTGATCGGTTTCGCGGGAGCTCCATTCACTCTCGCGTCGTACATGGTTGAGGGTGGCCCGAGCAAAGACCAGCAGCGTGCCCGCACGCTCATGTACTCCGACCCGCAAACGTGGGCAAACCTGCTCAACTGGTGTGCTGATGTTGCCGGCGAGTTCTTGATTGCACAGGTCGAGGCTGGGGCGTCTGCCGTGCAACTCTTCGATTCCTGGGTTGGCTCGCTCTCAGAGCAGCAGTACGTGCGCCGCGTTGCCCCGCACTCCAAGCGCGTTCTTTCTCACCTTCGCGGCTATGACGTTCCCAAGGTTCACTTCGGTGTCGGCAGCGGCGAAGTGCTGCAGGCCATGCACGGCATCGGCGCTGACGTGATGGGCGTTGACTGGCGCATCCCGCTCGATGAGGCCGATCGTCGCCTCGGTGGCGGAGTACCCCTGCAGGGCAATATCGACCCCGCCCTACTTGGCGCACCGTGGCACGTTCTCGAAGCGCACGTGCGCGACGTCATGAACCGTGGCCGCGTCGCTCCAGCCCACGTCGTGAACCTCGGGCACGGCGTCGGCCCAGAGACCGACCCGGATGTGCTTACCAAAATTGTGGAGCTCGTTCACCAGGAGGGTTAG